The following coding sequences are from one uncultured Desulfobacter sp. window:
- the murB gene encoding UDP-N-acetylmuramate dehydrogenase codes for MDSALKAIVRLKAGKTEPNVHLSGHSSWKIGGPADLLVQPESIEQVQILRKKLTEYNLPHIFIGDGSNLLFDDRGVRGVVIKIGRYLSRFSIQDNCIDAEAGVFVPKLVRNAGKKGLTGLEHAIGIPGTLGGLVAMNGGSMQQSISNNIEHVITVDKEGNLKTRKKDTCQFGYRKSAFQKLDSVIVKIRLVCRHKEPCVIRRDMLKILKSRREKFPFGQPNCGSVFVSNPEMYTTIGPPGAVIEKCGLKGFCIGGAQIPLIHANFIVNNGSAKSKDVMDVIRHTRSTVYDRTGHWLNCEVRYVTPTCQVCPIHDILSE; via the coding sequence ATGGATAGTGCCCTTAAGGCCATTGTTCGACTTAAAGCAGGTAAAACGGAACCCAATGTCCATCTATCCGGCCACTCCAGTTGGAAAATCGGAGGACCTGCGGATTTGCTTGTCCAGCCAGAAAGTATTGAACAAGTCCAAATTTTAAGGAAGAAATTGACCGAGTATAATCTGCCCCACATTTTTATTGGTGACGGCAGCAACCTGCTTTTCGATGATCGCGGCGTGCGAGGAGTTGTGATCAAGATTGGACGTTATCTTTCTCGTTTTTCAATTCAAGATAACTGCATTGATGCAGAAGCCGGTGTGTTTGTACCGAAGCTTGTTAGAAATGCCGGGAAAAAAGGTTTAACAGGCTTAGAGCATGCTATTGGGATTCCTGGAACACTTGGTGGTTTGGTGGCAATGAATGGCGGGTCAATGCAGCAAAGCATCAGCAATAATATTGAGCATGTTATTACAGTGGACAAAGAGGGCAACCTCAAAACCAGAAAGAAAGACACGTGTCAATTTGGTTACCGGAAATCCGCATTTCAGAAACTTGACAGCGTCATTGTTAAGATCCGTCTGGTTTGCCGTCATAAGGAACCATGCGTTATTCGCAGGGATATGCTGAAAATTTTAAAATCACGCAGGGAAAAGTTTCCATTTGGACAGCCCAATTGCGGCTCTGTTTTTGTTAGTAATCCAGAGATGTACACAACGATTGGACCTCCCGGGGCTGTTATTGAAAAATGCGGGCTTAAAGGATTTTGTATTGGAGGTGCCCAAATCCCCCTTATTCATGCCAATTTTATTGTCAACAACGGCAGTGCCAAATCTAAAGACGTTATGGACGTAATTCGCCATACAAGAAGCACCGTTTACGACAGGACTGGTCATTGGCTTAACTGCGAGGTGAGGTATGTCACACCGACTTGCCAGGTCTGTCCTATTCACGATATATTATCAGAATAA
- a CDS encoding UDP-N-acetylglucosamine 1-carboxyvinyltransferase: MENSHQDIAYLIQPSRLAGEVHVSGAKNSVLRLLAASLLTKETIVLNNYPQHLLDAQVHVRMLEALGKRCEVSDDQIIIKEPNKIKTELVWEGRSIRNTLLILGALTARNGEGAVPLPGGCKLGERKYDLHEMLLIKLGATVWAKGEYLFASAPKGLKGTDIHLPIRSTGATENAIICGTLAQGTTRIWNPHIRPEILDLIKFLSSMGASIKVYGQEHIEVTGKDGLAGTTYSVLPDNMEALTWMVAATITGGSIEIQNFPFKDLEVPLIHLKESGTRFFKGKNSMIVRGGKCYPLEISTGPFPGINSDMQPLLAVYGAFAKGQSVIVDLRFPGRYAYVNELEKMGLEYAIKGNLLRIKGHGSLYGANVRALDLRAGIALALAGLGAESGETLIQDAWQIERGYNAFVEKIKALGGNISYG; the protein is encoded by the coding sequence TTGGAAAATTCACATCAGGATATTGCCTATCTTATTCAGCCATCCAGGTTGGCAGGAGAAGTGCACGTCAGCGGAGCTAAAAATAGTGTCCTCAGGCTGTTAGCTGCATCGCTGCTAACCAAAGAAACCATTGTTCTGAACAACTATCCGCAACACCTGCTGGATGCGCAAGTTCATGTCCGGATGTTAGAGGCTCTGGGTAAACGATGTGAGGTATCCGATGATCAAATTATCATTAAAGAACCGAACAAGATAAAAACCGAATTGGTTTGGGAAGGCCGGTCAATCCGAAATACGCTTTTGATTCTTGGCGCGCTTACAGCCAGAAATGGTGAAGGCGCCGTCCCTCTGCCCGGCGGTTGTAAACTCGGGGAACGGAAATATGATTTACATGAAATGCTGTTAATTAAATTAGGCGCAACGGTGTGGGCAAAAGGGGAGTATCTATTTGCGAGTGCCCCAAAAGGGTTAAAGGGAACTGATATCCACCTGCCCATCAGATCCACTGGAGCCACTGAAAACGCCATAATTTGTGGCACCCTTGCCCAGGGAACGACAAGAATCTGGAACCCGCATATACGGCCGGAAATATTAGACCTCATAAAATTTTTGTCCAGCATGGGAGCGTCCATAAAAGTCTATGGACAGGAACACATTGAAGTGACCGGTAAAGATGGGCTGGCCGGAACAACCTATTCCGTACTGCCGGATAATATGGAAGCGCTGACATGGATGGTTGCAGCGACTATAACAGGAGGTTCAATTGAAATTCAGAATTTTCCGTTCAAAGATCTTGAAGTCCCTCTTATCCATTTAAAAGAAAGCGGCACGCGTTTTTTCAAAGGAAAAAACAGTATGATTGTCCGGGGTGGCAAGTGCTATCCACTGGAAATCAGTACAGGCCCGTTCCCCGGAATAAATTCAGATATGCAACCTTTGTTGGCTGTATACGGTGCGTTTGCCAAAGGGCAAAGTGTTATTGTTGATCTCAGGTTTCCAGGCCGCTACGCCTATGTAAATGAACTTGAAAAGATGGGGCTCGAATATGCCATCAAGGGAAACTTGTTAAGGATTAAAGGTCATGGCTCCCTTTATGGTGCAAATGTCAGGGCGCTGGACCTTCGTGCGGGAATTGCCCTGGCGTTAGCCGGATTGGGAGCTGAATCCGGAGAGACGCTGATCCAAGACGCCTGGCAGATCGAAAGAGGGTACAATGCATTTGTTGAAAAAATAAAGGCGTTGGGGGGTAACATTTCGTATGGATAG
- a CDS encoding glycosyltransferase family 4 protein: MKVLFIVFKALLGGHVLSAFTTAKEMRKYGIEPVFSGANGAMTEEIRKEMPFEEINIPIYQGTKQTYFTIRSFSTVNKIRQIITKHKIDLIHAFDARSYMHAYPAGLLESTPVICTLCGGVDPYYNLPLASKLIVFSEEQKHKMVSKFKWPVHNVDVIRTRLDLSEIKHPDSLFSDEEAEEFGFVSDLQKIMMISSFDGTKIKSIHKVIDAVEILYNKGYKFQLVLIGGKGQLFDEVNNRCASINKAFGKNFIVLTGRLQKAFRLLQQADIVIGVGRSAFEGMAYGCPTLIVGENGFAGTVQPDEIEGIAWYNFSGRNQKIPLPANKLSNQIERLFKDSAYAKEIGTFSKAYISSQIDVVNGSGKIFERYQIMIKQKTIISKGFCWFSFTKCLLPIFMDQAVHILKKSIRNESTD, encoded by the coding sequence ATGAAAGTACTGTTTATCGTTTTTAAAGCTCTATTAGGAGGGCATGTTCTCTCAGCCTTCACAACCGCGAAGGAAATGCGCAAATATGGCATTGAGCCTGTATTTTCAGGGGCCAATGGCGCTATGACCGAAGAAATCAGAAAGGAAATGCCTTTTGAAGAAATCAATATCCCCATATATCAGGGAACTAAGCAGACCTATTTTACGATTAGATCCTTTTCCACGGTAAATAAAATCCGGCAGATAATCACAAAACACAAAATTGATCTGATCCATGCGTTTGATGCCAGATCCTACATGCATGCATATCCAGCAGGTCTTTTAGAGAGTACACCGGTTATCTGTACTTTATGTGGGGGGGTTGATCCTTATTATAATCTTCCGTTGGCTTCCAAACTCATTGTTTTTTCTGAAGAGCAAAAACACAAAATGGTCAGCAAATTCAAATGGCCTGTCCATAATGTAGATGTCATCAGAACCCGTTTGGATCTATCTGAAATAAAGCATCCGGATTCTTTGTTTTCTGACGAGGAAGCAGAAGAATTTGGTTTTGTTTCCGATTTGCAAAAAATAATGATGATCAGTTCGTTTGACGGGACTAAAATAAAATCTATCCACAAAGTCATTGATGCCGTTGAGATCCTTTATAACAAAGGGTATAAATTCCAGCTGGTCTTAATCGGCGGCAAAGGACAGCTATTTGATGAAGTTAATAATCGTTGTGCAAGTATCAATAAGGCTTTTGGAAAGAATTTCATTGTTCTTACCGGCAGACTTCAAAAAGCGTTTAGGCTTCTACAGCAAGCTGACATAGTTATCGGTGTGGGTAGAAGCGCGTTTGAAGGAATGGCATACGGTTGTCCCACTCTAATTGTTGGCGAAAATGGATTTGCAGGCACTGTTCAACCGGATGAAATTGAGGGAATTGCCTGGTATAATTTCAGCGGCAGGAACCAAAAAATCCCTTTGCCGGCAAATAAACTTTCAAATCAAATAGAGCGTCTGTTTAAAGACAGTGCCTATGCTAAAGAAATAGGGACCTTTTCCAAAGCCTACATAAGTTCTCAGATTGATGTTGTTAATGGCAGCGGTAAAATTTTTGAACGATATCAAATAATGATAAAACAAAAGACTATAATTTCAAAAGGTTTCTGCTGGTTCAGTTTTACCAAATGCCTTTTACCCATTTTTATGGATCAGGCAGTTCATATTTTAAAGAAAAGTATTAGAAACGAATCAACCGACTGA